TTTTAAACTTCTTCTCACTGATTAATCGACGAATAATTTCGATACCATTTAATTCGTCGCCATGCACCGCAGCACTAATAAAAATAGTAGGCCCCGGTTTTTTTGCACGAATAATGTGTACAGGCAAAGATACATTAGCGTCGGTATATAGCTTGGCGACAGGCAACTCTATTTTGCGCTGTTCGCCAGGTAATATTTCAAACTCGCCTATTTTTAAAATATCTTTCATTCAACTTATCCTTTACCGCGCGTTTTATTAGCATGTGGCTTGGCATTTTTTTCTAAAAATTCAAAAATCATACCGGCAATATTTTTGCCTGTTGCTTTTTCTATGCCTTCTAAACCTGGAGAAGAGTTAACTTCCATTACCATAGGACCATTCTGTGAACGCAATAAATCAACACCACACATGTTCAAGCCCATAGCTTTTGCAGCACTAATCGCTGTATCACGCTCTGCTTTTGACAATTTAACCACTTCAGCACTTCCGCCGCGATGCAAGTTTGAACGGAATTCACCTTCAGCACCTTGACGTTTCATGGCAGCAACAACTTTACCACCAATAACTAAACAACGTATGTCAGCACCGCCGGCTTCTTTGATAAACTCTTGTACGAGAATGTTAGCTTTTAAGCCCATAAACGCTTCAATAATTGCTTCTGCAGCTTTGGCCGTATCAGCTAAAACAACACCAATACCTTGCGTACCTTCTAATAATTTAATTACAACGGGTGCGCCACCGACGTTTTTAATTAAATCTTTAGCGTTATCTGGCTTGCTAGCAAAACCTGTACGCGGCATGCCAATCCCTTTACGTGACAATAATTGTAAAGAACGTAATTTATCGCGTGAACGACTGATTGCAACAGATTCATTAATGTTGAATGTGCCCATCATTTCAAATTGGCGAGCAACAGCAGTACCATAGAATGTAACAGAAGCACCAATACGCGGAATAATGGCATCGTACATAGGTAATTCTTTACCGTGATAACGCACTTTAGAATTACTGCTAGTAATGTCCATATAACAATGCAAAGTGTCAATTACATCAACTTCATGACCCATAGCTTCGCCTGCTTCTTTAAGACGCTTTGTAGAGTAAAGATTTTTATTTCTTGATAAGATTGCAATTTTCATAGTGTTAATTCCGAATGTTTCACTTTTAAAAATAAAGTGAGGTAAATTTGTAAGTAAAGTGTATAGTCAAACTTTAAAATAATAAAACGCAATATTTTGGCTGGTTTAATCAAAAAAATTGATTAGAGAGGGTTTTTATGAAATTTGAATTATTAACGACATTTTTAGAAGTAAGTCGAACGTTACATTTTAGAGTCGCCTCTGAAAATCTTTTTATTACCCAATCAGCAGTGAGTGCAAGAATAAAGTTACTCGAAGATGACTTAGGTGTTCTCCTGTTCGACCGAAGTCATAAACATCTAAAATTAACTAGAGAAGGGCACAGGTTGATCAAGCACGCCAATGAATTACTCTTCATGTGGCAAAAAACCAAGCATGACGTCGGTGTAGCTGAGCATGATGCGATGCAACTGGCCATTGGCTCTATGAATTCTATTTGGGATATTGTTTTACAAGGTTGGTTGCAAAAAATTCACCGTAATTTAGACACCGTTAGTTTGTTTACCAGTACTTATTCGCCGATGGAGTTAAGAAAAAACGTTATTAATCGTACGGTTGATATTGCGTTTTTATTTGAGCCACCTTTTATTGAAGATTTGGTGACAGAGAAAGTATCAACGGTACCCTTGCACTTAGTAACCACAGATCCGGATCATGAAGATGGCATGAATGCTGAAGATTATATAATGGTAGATTATGGCGAGTCGGTAAACACTTTACACATGCGAGAATCTCAGAATGCACCACCGGCTAAACATTTTATGAGTCAACCACGTATTGCTTTAAACTACATTTTACAAGCAGGCGGCAGTGCACATTTACCTAGGCAAATGATATTTGAACACGTAGAAGCGCATAATTTATTTGTCGTTGAAAGTGCACCTGTTTATCATCGAGAAATCTTTGCTGTCTACTTAGCTAAAAGTCAAAAAACTGAAGTTATTAAACAAGTTATTGGTTTATTTCCGCAATTAGCGGTTTAGCAGGTTAAGTTGATTAGTTTTTTGACGAATAGTGCATATGTTGCTAGCTATTAACGTTAGTCTAGTTAACTAAGCGTTTAATTTACGGCTGACTTTATTTTTATACTCACCTGAAAAAAAGTTTAAAACCATGCTTAAAGACATGCTTAAAGCTATGCCTAAAGCTATGCCTAAAGCCAAGTTTAAAAATAAATGAAGAAGGTTAGCGACTTTAATTCACTAACCTTATTAAGTATGAGCAGACTTGTTGGAGAAAATTAGTGTGCTGAAACTAATGTAACTTCATTTTTGGTCGTACAACACGCAATATTTTTTCGCTGATCCACAAGGCAAGGGTTTTAGCCGTACCGTGAATGGCTTGCTGATGCATGCGATACAGTGATAAGTAAACAAATCTAGCTATTTTCCCTTCAACAAAGAAACTGCTGCTTGTTAGGTTGCCCATCAAATTACCGACAGTGCTGTAACGCGAAAGATTCACTAAAGAGCCATGATCGCTATAGATAAATTTACTTAGAGGTTGTTGTTTCAATGTAGCAATAAGGTTTTTTTCAACACATTGCGCCATTTGATGAGCCGATTGAGCGCGAGGAGGTACTTGTTTTCCATCCGGTTGTGTAAAGGCACAACAATCACCTAATACGAATATACTGTCATCAACGCTACTCTGTAAAAATTGGTTTACTAGAATTTGATTACTTCGCGTTAATTCAAAAATACCTAACTCTTTTATAAAGTCTGGCGCTTTTACACCCGCAGCCCACAGCATAATATTGGCATTAATATTCTCGTCTTCATTAGTGATAAAACCATACTCAGTGGCGGCTTTTACTTGAGTATTCTCTCGAACATTAACCCCTAACTTTAATAACTCACGTTTAGCACTCGTGGCAATTCTCTCAGGTAAAGCTGGTAGAATTCTTGGTCCAGCTTCAATTAAATGAATATGTAAGCGTTTGGCTGACATGTTTGTTAAGCCATATAACTTGAGTAACTCAGAAACATGATAAAGTTCAGCGGAAAGTTCTACACCAGTTGCGCCGCCTCCAACAATGGCAATATTAAGCGATTGTTGTTGATTATCATCTTGATGTAAACGAGTAAAACTGTCGAGCAAGGTATGCTGAAAACGCTCAGCTTGTTGATTTGAATCTAAAAAGTAACAGTGCTCTTTTATACCTGGAGTATTAAAGTCATTACTTACGCTACCGATGGCAATAACGAGATGATCATATTTTACCTTGCGTTCAGGTAAAATAATGTGATCGAGTTCATCATAAAGTGCTGCAAGTGTTATCGTTTTATTACTTTGGTCAATATTACAAAAAGTACCGAGTTGAAATCGGTAATAATGCTTAGCAGCGTGTGCAGAGTAAACAACACCATCTAAATCTGGGTCAATTGAGCCAGTGGCTACTTCATGAAGTAGTGGCTTCCAAATATGGGTGCGATTTTTGTCAATGAGTAAAATATCAGCGAGATTTTTTTTACCTAGCTTATGACCCAATTGTGTTGCCAATTCTAATCCGCCTGCACCTCCGCCAATAATGACGATTTTAGGTGTGGTATTACTCATAATTTTGTCCTAAAAATAAAATTTCAAAAACGATTAAATAAAAGAAAAGTCCTAAAGCCAAGGTTGTAAATACATCCTAAATTACCCAATAACTATACCATAAGAATTACTTTATCCAGCATCATCAATTATGATGAACTATGTAACCATGGAGACTAGTATTTTAAGGTGAAATAGATTGAAATTTTTATTTTTAATTACGTTCATGTATTTAATATTAAGTAGCTGGTGTTAATGTAATTAATTGAAAATAAAGGTTAATTATTTAAAAGTTGTACGTATATTTGACCTTGGCACATACAAAAGTTTTATGACTGCAAATGAAAAGTATAAGTTTTGATTGAGCGCATATTATAACCTTTTATTATAGGTTGGAGCTAATTGTGCTTAAGCCAAATATAAATGTATTAATTAGCAAAAAACGCAATTCACCCGATACTACTTAGGTGAATTTAAGCTAGTTGCTCAGCCAAGTAATCAACGAGTAGTCGTATTCTAGGAGAAAGGTGACGATTTTGTGGGTAAACTGCCCATATCCCTTCATCAGGAGCACGATAATTATCTAACAATGAAATAAGATCACCATTTTTAAGGTGTTGCTCAACATAATAATCAGGTAACTGAACTATACCTAAACCTTTCAATGCCGCGTCAGTCAAGCAATGACCATTGTTATAACGTAATCGACCTTTTAAACGCATACTTTTTTCTTTACCTAGCTCACTGAAATGCCAATAATCTGACGAGCCCAATAAACAACTATGCTGACTTAACTCTGCTATTGAGTGCGGAATACCATGATTGTCTAGGTAACTCGGTGAAGCACAAACATAATTGGCACGTTTGCCCAACTTTTTAGCCATCATTGACGAGTCACTTAACTTTCCTAAACGAATAGCTAAATCATAACCGTCTTCTGATAAGTCAATTTGTCGGTTGCTTAAATAAGCTGAAACTTCAACGTCGCTATGTTGCTTCACAAAATTATTTACCAGTGGCAATATTTGCTTTTCACCATAGGTTACAGGCGCTGTGAGCTTTATTTTTCCTTGAGGCTTAGATTGCAAATTGGTTATTGCGCGCTCTGCAGCGTCTAAACCGTCGAGTACACTGCGACAGTGCTGATAAAAAACTCGGCCTTCCTCGGTTAAAGAAACTTTGCGCGTTGTACGGTAAAATAATTTTATATTCAGGCGCTTTTCTAATGCACTTATTTGACGACTGACTTGCGCGGTCGATATTTCCATTTTCTTCGAAGCGAGTGTAAAACTCTCATTTTCAGCGACAAAAACAAACTCGCTAATACCTTCCCATTGCATGATTATTACCTATATGTACAAATGAATTGTAAATTAGCATATTACTATCCTCTTAGAAATAGATAGTATAAACCCAATTAATAATACGTAACTCTATTAGCATTGTTACTCACCAGTAAAAGTGAATTGTATTTTGGTGTCATTATCATCATTTAATTTTTGCAGTACACTAGCTTCATCGTGAACATTTGTATTTGTATTTGTGTTCTACCCAGAAAATATACCAATTTAAAAGTGAGAATAAATATGTCAGATAAATTTATTAAATCAAAAGCCGCTATTGCTTGGGGTCCTAAGCAACCTTTATCTATCGAAGAAGTCGATGTTATGCTGCCTCGCAAAGGTGAAGTACTGGTTAAGGTTATTGCTTCTGGCGTATGTCATACCGATGCCTTTACTTTGTCAGGTGAAGACCCAGAAGGTATTTTTCCGGTAATTTTAGGTCACGAAGGTGGCGGTATTGTTGAGCAAATAGGTGAAGGCGTTACCAGTGTTCAAGTTGGCGACCATGTTATTCCTTTATACACGCCAGAATGTCGCGAATGTAAATTTTGTTTATCAGGTAAAACCAACCTGTGTCAAAAAATTCGAGAAACCCAAGGTAAAGGTTTAATGCCTGATGGCACGACACGATTTTATAAAGATGGTCAGCCAATTTTCCATTATATGGGTTGTTCAACATTTTCTGAATACACAGTGTTGCCTGAAATTTCATTAGCGAAAGTGAATAAAGATGCACCACTTGAAGAAGTGTGTTTACTCGGTTGTGGTGTGACTACCGGCATGGGCGCTGTGATGAATACAGCAAAAGTTGAAGAGGGCGCAACGGTAGCTATTTTTGGCTTAGGCGGTATTGGTTTATCAGCGGTTATTGGCGCAACCATGGCAAAAGCAGGGCGTATTATCGCCATTGATATTAACGAAAGTAAATTTGAGTTAGCGAGAAAGTTAGGCGCTACGGATTGTATTAATCCGAAAGATTATGACAAGCCTATTCAAGACGTAATTGTTGAATTAACCGATGGCGGTGTTGATTACTCGTTTGAATGTGTTGGTAACGTTAACTTGATGCGCTCTGCGTTAGAGTGTTGTCATAAAGGTTGGGGCGAGTCAGTTGTTATTGGTGTTGCCGGTGCCGGCCAAGAAATATCAACCCGTCCATTCCAATTGGTGACAGGGAGAGTATGGAGAGGTTCAGCGTTTGGTGGTGTTAAGGGCCGTACTGAGTTACCTGATTATGTAGAACGTTACTTAGCGGGTGAGTTTAAATTAAGTGACTTTATTACCCATACCATGGCCCTTGAAGACATTAATGAATCGTTCGATTTAATGCACAAAGGCGAAAGTATTCGTACTGTTATTCATTTTGATAAGTAAGTGTCATCTTGATAATTAAGATGTACTTAGTTAAAAAATCACAAGCTCTTGCAAGAGAGCTTGCTCTATCATTTTGAGGTTTTAGCATGACAATAGAGAATATTAGTGTAAATAAAAGCTTTGGTGGTTGGCATAAGCAATATAGTCATCAATCGAAAACATTAAATTGCGCGATGCGCTTTGCTATTTACTTACCACCACAAGCTTCAAATGGCGAAAAAGTACCGGTGTTGTATTGGCTTTCGGGTTTAACGTGTAGTGATGAAAACTTTATGCAAAAAGCTGGGGCTCAACGCATGGCCGCCGAGTTAGGTATTGCTATTGTTGCGCCAGATACTAGCCCTCGTGGTGAAGGTGTTGCCAATGATGAAGGCTACGATTTAGGTCAAGGAGCCGGCTTTTATGTCAACGCGACACAAGCACCTTGGAACCGTCATTATCAAATGTACGATTATGTGGTGAATGAGTTGCCGGCCATTATTGAGTCTTCATTTCCAGTCTCAAATAAACGCGCCATTAGTGGTCATTCAATGGGGGGCATGGCGCTTTGACTATCGGGCTTTTAAACCCTGAACGCTATAGCTCAATGTCGGCATTTAGCCCGATTTGTAATCCAGTTAATTCGCCATGGGGCAAAAAAGCTTTTACCGCTTATTTAGGCAAAGACCAAGCCAATTGGCGCAACCATGATGCCAGTGAATTGATGCGCAAAGCGAAACAGTTTATTCCTACTAAGGTTGACCAAGGTGGTGCGGATGATTTTCTTAGTGAGCAGTTAAAGCCTGAAGCTCTAGAAGCTGCAGCTAAAGTTAATGGTTACCCGTTAGCATTGGCTATTCACGAAGGTTATGATCATAGCTACTACTTTATTTCATCATTTATTGAAGAGCATCTGCGTTTTCATGCTCAGCACTTAAATAAATAGCAACGAGACTAATTTCGTTTCTTGAATTAACGGTTTTTTACCTGCTAAATTTGCTCGACTGTTGAGCTTTATAATAACAGTCGAGCGCTTATCCAATCTCCCTGTGCCGATATTCAGGCGACAATTAACTCCGTACTGTTATCGACATTAATTAGTTATTAAGTTTTGTTACTACCGCATTATTTATGGCTATTTTGACGTTAAAGTTTTTAGATATCTAACGGATTGTTTAACCCATAATAACGATTGAAGGAGTTAAAAAATGAAAGCAAAATTTCACCTATTGCGATTAATGAGCGTGATAGTAATTCTATCCACGTTATTTGCGCCATTTTTATTATTTATCATGACAGGTAGTGACAACTTCTTTGGACACTATAACCATAATATTTGGTCAAGTTACCAATAATTACATAAGTAACAGCGACCTAGGGTCTTTATCTTGAGGACCTTTTATACTTCCTAAAGCTTAGCATGAAGATGTTAATGGTAAGCCACCTGTAAATTGAAAATTGAGTAATACCCATTTGATTAATTTTAACCATTAAAAATGAGCAGTTAATTAATCAACTTAGTATTCAATGGGACTAGGGGTTTTTACCTAGCTTGAGTGAGGGGAACACCCGATTAACCTTTGTTGAAAAAGTGGGCACTGTGGAGAGGTGAATTACTTTCTTACCCATAAAGCGGCCATGAACGTTTGAATATTTTCTCGTTTATAGCTGCAAAAAATATAAAGGTTATTAAGATGAAAACTACACTACTCTCTAGCGCTATTGCGTTTGCACTTGCTACACCTTTCACCGTTTTACCCACCGACGCTTATGCTGCTGCAATTACAGACAGTGCGAAAGCAAATAAAATCTTAAATTTTGATGTTGTTGGCGTGCCAACCCTTAATCAACTACAAGATACAGCGTTTACCAATTTAATGGCATTGAGCACAACACAAGCTCAAGCCATTAACCAGTTTAAAGCGTCAAACCCCAATGCACAGGTTTCAGTGAACGATATGACTGGAACAATCGATGCTATGACGGGAATGGCCATTAAAACTTCAGGTAATTCTGCAGAAAATATGGCGCGTAATTTTATTGCTGACCATCAAGATATTTTTGAAGGTTTGAGCAATGACCAATTACAATTTAATGCTAACCGTTCAAAACCCGCTTTAGGTGGCCAAGTTGTTCGTTTCGAACAAATGGTTAATGGCATTAAAGTAGAAGGTAACGGTGTTGGTGTTGTTATCGATGCAGACAATAATGTTCGTGGTGTTATGGGCCCGTATCAAAAAGACTTTAGTGTTGCTAGTCAACCTGAACTTTCTGCAGAAGCTGCGGTATTAGCGGCAAGCCAAAATTTATTACAATTTCAAAAAGATATTCCTGCGGCGGCATTAGATGTATTAACACCAGCATTTGAAACTATTGCCACTAAATTAGGCGTATTTAAAACACCTATGCCTGAGTTACGTTTTGTACAAACAGGTGAAGGACATAGTTTAGTTTGGCAGTTTTATTACTATTCAACTAACCCATTTGGTGTTTTTAAATATATGGTTGATGCGCAATCTGGTGACGTTCTTTACCGTGAAGATCAAGTACGTACCGCAGAAGGTGATGAACCTACCGATCAATATGCCGATTATTTCCCAACCTTTCCACCGATCACTGCTGAATTACAAGACAATTGTGAAATCATAGATGAAGACGGCGGCTTAACCGGTAAACCACAAGACTTATTGCGCATTAAATTAAGAAAATTTGATGATACCAACCGCATTACTGGTGTTGAAGGTGTCTTGACAGGTAAACATGCCCTTATCGGCAGTGCCTTACCAACGAGTTCACCATTTGCTCAAGCCGCGCTAGGCACTTATTATTTTGATCGTGATGAAGCGTCAGTATATGGCCGCGTCGATGAAAAAGATCATACCACAGGCTCAAAAGTACATTTTGATGGTATCAGCCAGTTTATTTATATTACTAACTTATTGGAATATTTGGATTACTTACACAAAGATGGTGATGCGGTTCATGCGCGCGGTTTTGGTAGTGGTAGTTTTCCGGATCAATACCCAAATGAGGCAACTCCATTAGTGGGCGTTGTGCATATTCCTAATGTTTTAGATGCGCCACAAGACCCAAGTGACCCTGAGTTCCTAAACGACTTGTTAAACTTAGATAATGCCTTCGCTATTCCACTTTCACAAGACGTTGCTGGTCAAGAAGTTGTGGTTAACCCGACGTTTTATGGTCACGGTAATCTTTTTAATAACCTAGCAATAGATTTTAGTGTTCCAATTCATGAAGGTACACATGCGACTATTACGCCAATTGCAGGCTTTGAAGGTAGTCCAGAAGGCGGCGCGTTAAACGAAGGTCAAGCAGATTTATGGGCTTATACTATTGGTGAAACGCCAGATTTAGGAACGTATCCGGTTAATGCTTGTAAATTAAGAGATGTATTACGTGAAGGCAATGTTGACCCAGACTCTTTTGAGTATATTCGTAGTGGCCAAAGTCAATTGCGTTATTCTCAATTAGGGACTCGCGGTAACACTTTTGAAGTACACAGAGACGGTGAAATTTATGCCGGCGCAATGTGGGATTTACGTGAATTGATGGTAGAGATGTACCCAGCTAACGACTTTGTGCGACCTGATCCAGTGACTGGTGAAGCAACGCAAGCGGCTAGCTTAGGTAAAGAAACTTGGGAACGTATCTTCTTAGGCTCTATGTATGTACTAGGTGTTAGTGCGCCAGATACATTTGTTAAAGCCCGAGACGCGGTGTTAATTGCTGACGCTATGTTATACCCGGCAAATTCAATTGATGCGAATTCTCTTGGTAAGCACCATGCGTTAATTGAACGTGTATATGCTGCTCGTGAATTAGGTAAAAATGCCCAAGCACCACTTGGCGGTGTACAGATGATTTCAACTGCGGTAAGTGACTTCACTGCCGGTCAAGAAGCCCCAGCTACACCACAAAATATTATTGCTGATATTGTGAATCAAGACAGCATTAATGTGACGTGGGATCGTGTTGATAATGTCATTGGTTATCAAGTATTAAAACGTAAAGGAGGCAGCCCAGCGCGTTTATTTGCCGGTGTTCCTGGTCGTGAATATATTGATGGTGATTTAACGTCTAATGGGTATACCCATGTTGAGTTCGTTACTGAGCCGAGTTACTTAGATAAAGGTCAAGGCTTTGGTCGTGGCGCGGGTCAAGGTATCGAAGCTTTTGATTACCAATATGTTGTACGAGCTATTAAAACTAACGCTTCAGGTCAGGTTGGTTTTTCTGACTTATCTGGTACGGCAAAAACTAAACTAAAAGCGAAAAATGTGACTAAGGATGTTCAAGCAAGGATCAGTAATGTGACTTTCTCGCTTAGTGAATTTGCTTTTGATAATACCTTAACTAACAATGGCGCGAAGTCACTATTTGGACCTATCAACTTTGACATTGTGTCAATTAGTAGTCCTAACGTTACGGTTAACAACGCTGATAATTCAGGCAGTGGTCAACGTGGTGATAAAGCACGTTTCATCTACGATGAAGCTTTGGCAATTGGTATGGACTCAAGTGCGCGTAATCTAAGCTTTGCTAATCCTTTAGCTGAAATGTTTACTTTTAAAGCGAAAGTATTCGCTAAGATAGAAGGGCAATCACGTGCCGCTAATGGTAGCCAAGTGTCAAATGATACTTCTGAAGCTGCAGAACGCGAAGTGGTTTACCATGCTATTTCTGAACATAAAGGTTTAGTCGCAATCGGTACAACTGATGTACTAGTTGCCGATGGCGTAGATTATGTCGATGTTAACTTTAACGCATTAAGCAGTGCAACAAGTGCCGTAGCGACCTTAAGTGCAGATGTTGATGTAGGTGGTGCTTATCCAGATCTTGATTTCTCTATGTTAGATAGCGAAGGTAATGTATTAGCTACATCAGGTAATTTAGGTGCGTCAGAGCAAGTAGGCAGCACCGTTGTTGGTGGTGAAACTTACACATTACGTGTGAAAGGTTATGCAAATGGACCAACACAATTTACTATTGTGCTAGACCAAATGGTAACTGATGCTGCTGATGCTGGTAACGAAGCAAGTGCAGAGAGTGCACCTGAAGACAGTGCTATTGAATTGGTTGAGTTTATGGTTAACCCAGTGAACGGTACTATCATTAAGCTTTAAGCCTTAAGTTATGAACCAAAGGCTTCACTTTTAGAAACCAGTAATAGCCCACTAATGTAGTTAGTGGGCTATTTTTTATATTTAAAGAATGACTACCGAGGATAAACTCAACAAGTTTTATATTTTATCAATGGCTATTAAACTTACCGAGCTATCGAAATGTCAGTGTACCCTAGCGAGATATAACCTGAGATATTAAGTTCGTTATTTTTCCAAAATGGTTTCGAAACTGCCAAAGATCATCCGCTTACCGTCAAAAGGCATCGTCATGTTGTCCCAGTTCATGCGAGAGTCTGCCATGACTTTTTTCACCCCCAACTCCCTTGCCTCTTTAGAAGCCCAAGTGATCCAAGAAAAAACCACCGTTTCATTAGCTTCGCACTTTACTGCCATAGGAAACGAGGTGGTTTCACCATCAGGGACATCGTCGCCCCAATTTTCTACTACGGTTAAGGCGCCATGATCTTTAAAAATAACCGCCATCTCTTCAGCGAGTTTTAGGTAGCTGCTTTTATTTTTAGTGGGTACTGCTATTACAAAACCATCTACATAAGCCATTTTGTTCTCCTATATTGAATAGTTAAAACTCATTATTTGATCACTTCTACTTATCAATCTTATAACGCCGTAGCTTTTATTTTAACCATTAAAAATGAGCCGACAATTAATCAACTGGATATTGTATCGTCGTTAGATTTATAACTTAATGTTATTAGCCGATATGAAATAAATCACAATTATTATCTTGATATCAAGATAATCGCTTGTTATCTTGGTATCAAGATAAAATAAATGCAGCGGTAATTTCTTTCACCTTCCAACAAGAGCTATAACGTTAATGAGCAATAATCCAGTGTCAAACTACTTATACATTCCACATTCAGGCCCCGCCTTACTTGAAACACCTTTATTAAATAAAGGTAGTGCATTTACTGAGGTAGAGCGAAAAAATTTCAATTTGCTGGGTTTATTACCGCCGCGCTATGAGTCAATTGAAGAACAAGTTGAACGCGCTTATATGC
The Colwellia sp. Arc7-D genome window above contains:
- the rimK gene encoding 30S ribosomal protein S6--L-glutamate ligase, with product MKIAILSRNKNLYSTKRLKEAGEAMGHEVDVIDTLHCYMDITSSNSKVRYHGKELPMYDAIIPRIGASVTFYGTAVARQFEMMGTFNINESVAISRSRDKLRSLQLLSRKGIGMPRTGFASKPDNAKDLIKNVGGAPVVIKLLEGTQGIGVVLADTAKAAEAIIEAFMGLKANILVQEFIKEAGGADIRCLVIGGKVVAAMKRQGAEGEFRSNLHRGGSAEVVKLSKAERDTAISAAKAMGLNMCGVDLLRSQNGPMVMEVNSSPGLEGIEKATGKNIAGMIFEFLEKNAKPHANKTRGKG
- a CDS encoding LysR family transcriptional regulator, translating into MKFELLTTFLEVSRTLHFRVASENLFITQSAVSARIKLLEDDLGVLLFDRSHKHLKLTREGHRLIKHANELLFMWQKTKHDVGVAEHDAMQLAIGSMNSIWDIVLQGWLQKIHRNLDTVSLFTSTYSPMELRKNVINRTVDIAFLFEPPFIEDLVTEKVSTVPLHLVTTDPDHEDGMNAEDYIMVDYGESVNTLHMRESQNAPPAKHFMSQPRIALNYILQAGGSAHLPRQMIFEHVEAHNLFVVESAPVYHREIFAVYLAKSQKTEVIKQVIGLFPQLAV
- a CDS encoding NAD(P)/FAD-dependent oxidoreductase gives rise to the protein MSNTTPKIVIIGGGAGGLELATQLGHKLGKKNLADILLIDKNRTHIWKPLLHEVATGSIDPDLDGVVYSAHAAKHYYRFQLGTFCNIDQSNKTITLAALYDELDHIILPERKVKYDHLVIAIGSVSNDFNTPGIKEHCYFLDSNQQAERFQHTLLDSFTRLHQDDNQQQSLNIAIVGGGATGVELSAELYHVSELLKLYGLTNMSAKRLHIHLIEAGPRILPALPERIATSAKRELLKLGVNVRENTQVKAATEYGFITNEDENINANIMLWAAGVKAPDFIKELGIFELTRSNQILVNQFLQSSVDDSIFVLGDCCAFTQPDGKQVPPRAQSAHQMAQCVEKNLIATLKQQPLSKFIYSDHGSLVNLSRYSTVGNLMGNLTSSSFFVEGKIARFVYLSLYRMHQQAIHGTAKTLALWISEKILRVVRPKMKLH
- a CDS encoding LysR substrate-binding domain-containing protein, with the translated sequence MQWEGISEFVFVAENESFTLASKKMEISTAQVSRQISALEKRLNIKLFYRTTRKVSLTEEGRVFYQHCRSVLDGLDAAERAITNLQSKPQGKIKLTAPVTYGEKQILPLVNNFVKQHSDVEVSAYLSNRQIDLSEDGYDLAIRLGKLSDSSMMAKKLGKRANYVCASPSYLDNHGIPHSIAELSQHSCLLGSSDYWHFSELGKEKSMRLKGRLRYNNGHCLTDAALKGLGIVQLPDYYVEQHLKNGDLISLLDNYRAPDEGIWAVYPQNRHLSPRIRLLVDYLAEQLA
- a CDS encoding S-(hydroxymethyl)glutathione dehydrogenase/class III alcohol dehydrogenase, with product MSDKFIKSKAAIAWGPKQPLSIEEVDVMLPRKGEVLVKVIASGVCHTDAFTLSGEDPEGIFPVILGHEGGGIVEQIGEGVTSVQVGDHVIPLYTPECRECKFCLSGKTNLCQKIRETQGKGLMPDGTTRFYKDGQPIFHYMGCSTFSEYTVLPEISLAKVNKDAPLEEVCLLGCGVTTGMGAVMNTAKVEEGATVAIFGLGGIGLSAVIGATMAKAGRIIAIDINESKFELARKLGATDCINPKDYDKPIQDVIVELTDGGVDYSFECVGNVNLMRSALECCHKGWGESVVIGVAGAGQEISTRPFQLVTGRVWRGSAFGGVKGRTELPDYVERYLAGEFKLSDFITHTMALEDINESFDLMHKGESIRTVIHFDK
- a CDS encoding M36 family metallopeptidase, with amino-acid sequence MKTTLLSSAIAFALATPFTVLPTDAYAAAITDSAKANKILNFDVVGVPTLNQLQDTAFTNLMALSTTQAQAINQFKASNPNAQVSVNDMTGTIDAMTGMAIKTSGNSAENMARNFIADHQDIFEGLSNDQLQFNANRSKPALGGQVVRFEQMVNGIKVEGNGVGVVIDADNNVRGVMGPYQKDFSVASQPELSAEAAVLAASQNLLQFQKDIPAAALDVLTPAFETIATKLGVFKTPMPELRFVQTGEGHSLVWQFYYYSTNPFGVFKYMVDAQSGDVLYREDQVRTAEGDEPTDQYADYFPTFPPITAELQDNCEIIDEDGGLTGKPQDLLRIKLRKFDDTNRITGVEGVLTGKHALIGSALPTSSPFAQAALGTYYFDRDEASVYGRVDEKDHTTGSKVHFDGISQFIYITNLLEYLDYLHKDGDAVHARGFGSGSFPDQYPNEATPLVGVVHIPNVLDAPQDPSDPEFLNDLLNLDNAFAIPLSQDVAGQEVVVNPTFYGHGNLFNNLAIDFSVPIHEGTHATITPIAGFEGSPEGGALNEGQADLWAYTIGETPDLGTYPVNACKLRDVLREGNVDPDSFEYIRSGQSQLRYSQLGTRGNTFEVHRDGEIYAGAMWDLRELMVEMYPANDFVRPDPVTGEATQAASLGKETWERIFLGSMYVLGVSAPDTFVKARDAVLIADAMLYPANSIDANSLGKHHALIERVYAARELGKNAQAPLGGVQMISTAVSDFTAGQEAPATPQNIIADIVNQDSINVTWDRVDNVIGYQVLKRKGGSPARLFAGVPGREYIDGDLTSNGYTHVEFVTEPSYLDKGQGFGRGAGQGIEAFDYQYVVRAIKTNASGQVGFSDLSGTAKTKLKAKNVTKDVQARISNVTFSLSEFAFDNTLTNNGAKSLFGPINFDIVSISSPNVTVNNADNSGSGQRGDKARFIYDEALAIGMDSSARNLSFANPLAEMFTFKAKVFAKIEGQSRAANGSQVSNDTSEAAEREVVYHAISEHKGLVAIGTTDVLVADGVDYVDVNFNALSSATSAVATLSADVDVGGAYPDLDFSMLDSEGNVLATSGNLGASEQVGSTVVGGETYTLRVKGYANGPTQFTIVLDQMVTDAADAGNEASAESAPEDSAIELVEFMVNPVNGTIIKL
- a CDS encoding DUF1428 domain-containing protein; the protein is MAYVDGFVIAVPTKNKSSYLKLAEEMAVIFKDHGALTVVENWGDDVPDGETTSFPMAVKCEANETVVFSWITWASKEARELGVKKVMADSRMNWDNMTMPFDGKRMIFGSFETILEK